The sequence CATCTCGTCTTCCGGGCTGTACGAGGTGATTCCGCCGTTCGCAGCCGCATTTCTCCTCCCAGCTTTCACCGTCCTCTGACACCTTTCCGTCGTGCTTCGTCTCAACTCACGGCGGGGTTCCTCCACGTGAGACACTCTCGGTATTTTCTCCGATTTACTTCGGTTCATCTCCATGTCTCTCAGTTTCCCGTTACTGCTAGTTCGAGGGTTTCTGCGGCATTTTTCCACATACTCGTCATAAAAATCGGTCCCCTTACCGCCGTTTTCTGCTGAGAATCTCCATGATTTCAGCAGCAGAACGGCGACTATCATGTTTCCGATGACGAAAACAAATCGAGGGCTTATCAAAGTCACCAGAACACTCCTGAAACGCTCTCCCGAAAACATGACAGAAAAATGGAACTGTGAGCAGAATTGAACAACGATGATCAGGAAAACAAAAAGCTCCACCAATCGAAACAGAGCCGTAATTCTCTTAATCTTACGGTTCTTTGAATTTGAGTTGGACTTTTCTACTCTTACATCACAAAACTTTAGCGAATCCATTTCTTGAAAGACTTTATCTACGTACACTGGTATTTAAttacaattatattatatatgaaaaaaattcgaggGTTTTCTTTTCCCACAAATTTTTATAAGAATTTGAACATAGAGCATGAATGAACTGCGATGTCCATCTTGTAGAGAGAAGAAGGAAAAGAGTAGGAGGTTGAGAGTGAGTTCTTTTGCTGTATGAAATAAACGGTAGGATAGAATTAATTGAATGCATTGGAGGTGGTgatggtatttataggcaaaagTTAGATTCGTTTtccctttttttcttttttactctCACACTTTGTTtccaaaacgaaaaaaaaaaaaattcgatttcAATAGAATTTAAAATTCCAACATATCTCTAtttctaatttggtgataatatatttttcaagttaTATTATTTTGATCCAATTGTCGAgataaattgatatattttaatattttttatatcacgTTCATAATTTTCGATATTTTTCGGTGTGAAGTCATGTTAACACTCCATTAAAATataactaaaagtaaaaaaagtaaaatcaaattttgaatatttagtAGACCAAAATAAATGAGAAGTTACGAGGAAAAAACCAGAAGTTATTTTAGTAAAGgaaaatttgtttgttttttttttttgtcttttgtgATTGTgtcatttatattataaaatttatgttttagtgttatattttttgatttttgacaattttattttgtttcgtcGAGATTGTAGATGTGACATTACACACGTGAACACTGTATTTGTTTCGCATCAACGCCACataggaaaaatgactaaaattataacaaaaaaattaaagatagtTGATTAAAacgaaaatttaataatataaatggcTAAAATCACAAAGAGCCAAACATATATgatcaatttttttcatttagtaaattacttaaaaaaattatattttcccaATTTTTAGTACGTATTTTATCAGACGTAGAAGGCTTCAAAATCTTCACATTGCAatcttattctttatggtttAATTAAACAAGGGGAATTATAATAATGATTTTGGAACTTAGCCATTTTTCGTTTTAGTCAGTTTTCAAATTGCAATTAGATGAAAGTTTGGTACTTTTTATTACTTTCAGTAATTTTTCATCTTAGTGCTGACATGAAATTTAGACACGATACCAATACTTGGCCTCACGCCAGTCATTTCGATATCATGTCAAGATTATgatgaaaaataactaaaaaaatataataaacaccAACTTTCATTAATACTTAAAATTTCAACCTGAAAACTTACgtggttttaaaaaaatgatcaagttatatgaccaaaattcaaaattatattataatttaccCAATTAAATAAGATGGTATTTTATGAATACTTATGAAACCTTTGTTGCTCCATATTTGATGAACATGCATTTATACGACTTGAACATTAACTTCAAATTTATGTTCTCCACTATCCAACATATAACTGAAAGAATAGAGATAACCATTTTCCCTATACATCCGGGTCCTGTGGAGAAAACTCATAGaatgggtctcatgtgagaccgtctcacggatcctaatctgtgagacgggtcaaccgtatccatattcacaacaaaaagtaatactcatagcataaaaagtaatactttttcatgaatgacccaaataagagatccgtctcacaaatacgacccgtgagaccgtctcacacaagtttttgtcaaactCATAAAGGGGACAAGAATCCCTTATTTTTCCGAGTTCagacattttttaaaatctcataAATAGTACGGGGTGGGATATGGGGATATCCTCATACCCCAATTCGTCCCGAAAAAattaatacacacacacaatgGTGGAAATTCTAGCCCAAACATGATCACATGcaataaaaatgagaaaattcaGAATTTGAGTTATAATGATGGTTTTTTTCCCCTGAATAGAGGATTAATTTctatttataggaaaaattgAGTGATAGAATAATTTTGAccattttttgaataaaaatataataagtaTATAGTAAATTTTCAGTAATTTTCTTAATCcatttgaaaaataaagagGCTTACATATTTGAGAGGAATAGAATTTATCAAAATCTTTTGtttgataaaaaataattatctttgCCAAACCCCATGATTTTATCCACGTAATGACGCAACAATTTGATCCAATTTAACACGAAAGGAAGAGTACAAAATCCGAACCTGAACTGGAATACGAATCGCTTGGTcctcattgaattttttttgcttgTTCAATTGGATAACTcttattatcaaaataataataacaaataaatcaaattgGATAACTCCAAATTCCCACATGGTtgcttaaaataataatatgttcatgttttatataaattgaaatatatcGTTTATGTttttgtacgatttaaaatattcaaattatattgttaatatcagctataattttttttattaaaacgtCAAACGACCGATGGTACGAAGACTTGATTAATACAAAAAGTAAGTTAGagatttaagtttaaattctGTTGGAATTCTTATTAAACAAATAAAGCTTTGTTTTATTAATGAAACTTTTATGTAATGGACCAAAAATCATTGATTCTTACTCAAAGGGATCAAGCTTTTTACAtttgttgattaaaaaaaaatagagtcgTGTAACTCCAATATGCTTGATAAAGTAAGTTTTAATAACTTACGAAACGTTTTCAGTTAATTGATAACTAACTTGTAAGATAAGATCATAAAAGATGATTTTATTCATGTATTATATCAATCCAAGACCTGGattgatacaaaaaaaaaaaaacaatatactAAGCAAAAAGATaagatttctttcttttttgaaaataataataataatagtttattgatttggacaaaataggaatgataatattattattaggcaaaaacttgtgtgagacggtctcacggatcgtattttgtgagacagatatcttatttgggtcatgcatgaaaaaatattactttttatgctaagagtattacctattattgtaaatatcgatagggttgatccgtctcacagataaagattcgtgagactgtctcacaaaaaaaCATACTCAAGATGATTTTATTCATGTATTATATCAATCCAAGACCTGGATAGATCccaaaaaacaatatattaagCAAAAaggtaagatttttttttaatatataataatttattgattttgccAAAATAGgaatgataatattattattgttgttgttgaaatcgaataatgaatatatattatattgatgTTGATATTTGTCAATATACTCAAATTTTTACAATAATCAGAGTTCACGAAAACGATTATGTTATCTATATCTTTTAGTTTATTATTATATCTTTCATAATTTTATCTCAAGAACAGAATGACTCTGTAATAACTtataagtttatgtttgcaagataataataatagtatatagtaaatatacaaaacaacaattaattaataacttCTAAAACTACGAGCTGAAATTGAGAtctaatttagaatatacattcCTTCCAAGTGTTGTATATCCATTGGTTGCTTCCTCTTTCCTAATTTTGCTTCtttattttacttttcttttttattttttgtagttTGATATGATTGGGAAAATTTGGAGGTGGTGTAGGGTCTTTAAGCTCTTCCTTACTAACTAAGAAACGGCCACGTAACCTTGTTTTTCAGCCCTCTATCAAAACCCACTgacaaatttttaatattttatttgtgattgTGTCAAAATCTCGAGTTTGAGATAAGGTTTAGATTCATTTGTAACAAACATCTTAtttgctaaaaaaattattttttccactctataatttttaaatttatttaattcacattcaacaaatttaattatatatagcaTAAACTATCGAATGagctaaaataattataagttTGAAAAACTAGTATTTCAAAATTGGTTTCTAGCGATACTTTTGTGAAGATTGAGACCATGCATGGGACTTTGTTTTCATGGTAAGAGTTCGGATTCGagtatcattttattttatcgagtccaaatttattatatatttctcgGGAGATATAattctatatatattataacaATATATCATCTACACATTGGTGAAAATTTCCTTCAATATAAAAAATCAGTTTTTACTTtgtcacaaaaactcttgtgagacggtctcatgagtcaatttttTGAGACAGATAtactatttgggttatccatgaaaaaatattattttttatgtcaaaattaaatatgagcAGAATTGATatgtctcacgaataaatatccgtgagaccgtctcacgaaagATTTATTCGTACTTATATGCAATTCATTGTAAATTGAGCGAAAAATTGTAATACATCATATTAAAtggataaatatttgaaataataataataataataataataataataataataataataataataataataaatggatTGGCCCTTGTGTTTAAAGTTAGCCCTCACTTTTACTAGCCAATTGCCAATAAATGAGCTTTTATGTTgtagggttttaactccaaatGAGCCGTGTGTGGAGTAGGAAGCAACGCTTTCCAATATCATTAATTtgatcttttttaaaaaattccctAAGTATGTAGCTATGAAATATGACACTTTTATAAATTGAGAGAATTCTCTAGTTCGAGTAATTTATATACTAGAAAATTatcctaaaaattattcttttttCACATAATGAACAATAGAAAATAACTATCGATATTCCTTTCAAACGAcagttaaatttaaataaaatataatgtaaTTTGAGAATGAGTTAtgttaattttcaattttttgtaatcGAATAATTTGTGTACATAAAGTGTGATAATGCGATTAAGTTGATTACCTTAATTTATACTTTATTTACCCATATCtattcataatataaattaagtgattacaatagttttttttttctttttaatctcTTCGGTACGTTGCCAAAAAAAACCTTTAATTAATCACAAAAGCTAACATGAGATCACCCTATAGGTCAATTTTGCGAGAATGTTTTCCGACcatatccatgaaaaatattaccttttaatatCAGAATTATCATTTTCGCCGCTATTATGGATCTGATCAACACGTATCACGAATATAAATACATACATAAGACCATTTCACATAACACCtgctattaattaaatttttttattgtgtctttagtgtttgtgtgtgtgatcGATGGATTTTAATTTATTCATGCAAGTCTAGCTCAAGAAAAGAAGACTACCCGAATCTACAATTATAACTCCCAAAAACTTAACGGAGAATGCAAGTAAACTAAGTGCCTATCTAATCTAAATAAAGTTAATCACACTTTATATCACAACTTAAGCCTTTAAAGCTTCCTTCAAAGGTTTTATCCAAGAGATTTAAGGATAACGTCCCAACTAACTCTGTCTTTATATGCAATAAAACAAAGCAAATAATCttcctatatttttttttttttaaatgattccTAATTCTTTGCATTGTAATAATAGATTACGATCGATACAAGTGAGTACAATCATTTTGATAAAGTGTATTACATTATGATAACTTCTGTAAAGTTTTACGTGGCAGAACAAGGAACATTTATGTTGGATTCCACTTGTCTTACGTATCTTTTaatgttgtgtgtgtgtgtatctgTGTAGATTGATAGataatatattattgatttatttccACTTGGAATATCctgaaaatatgaatatttgagcaaaataattttaaagaagtaGAAATACCAATCAGATGCTAAAAGAATGTGCATATATATGTtcaattatgtaaaaaaaaaaatttaacaaaatgcTATTTATTCtccgaaaatatttttttcactcCAATTAGCTTctgttttttttagaacaccGGGTAGTGTACCCCTTTGTaattctttgtttttatttggaTACTATATACATATCTCGAATCCATGCTCGTGCAAGTGTAAGTGTAAGTGtacaatgaatttttataacaaTTATTTCGAATCGTTCTCGTtttataaaaatagtaaatCCAAATCACTATAAATTTCAATTAAATCTCATTATAACTCGTtttaaatccaaaattttcgaCAAATGAGTGAAATAGCTCACAAGATGACTCGTTCGTTCCGCGTTCCTTGTCCAACCCACAACCAGCTCAAAAGATAAGTATGTTAATTTCAAGAAAAGCTCCAAAATCTCGATATCAAGTACGAAACTTGGAAAATAACTTCAACGTTAAAAGACAAAATGTCCCGTACCGATATGACCATTTTTTAACCTTATTCTTCGTGTATATACCAATCATAAAATCTCCCTCTCCAATTAACTTAAACCAAATTTTATTACAGGACGATAGTGACGGGAGAAAACAAGTCATAGTCTCAACCAAGAAAATCAGACCTTATCCATAAACCCCTCGatgaattttgattttgtttttgtcaCACTGAGGATGTTATTTTCGGTGTAATTTTATGCAAGATATTTATGTAATCACCTCATGTGAAAACAAACAACGTTGGAtccatgattatttttttatttttaatacatatatttatatgaatatCTTGTGAAAACTACACAGAAAGTGTCAATCCTGTGTAATATAGACAAGTAATAAATTCTGGACATAAAATGTCAAAGTAAGTTCACAAGTCTACTCAACCGAATACCAGAAGTAATATCATACATGCGGGGATGAAAATTCCATGGTACACTCGGAAAAATGGCCTCAATTAGCATTTCATGCCTCTTGCTTTGAAGGTGGTATTTGCGGGAAATGGAGATATGATGAGATGCATATTTACTGTCAAATTTGGCCTATTCAAGAAGAAAGCTAATCTCCAATGTCCGTTTTctaaaacatgatattatacATGATTATAACAGATAATCCCACACAAAATACAGCATATACCATGATCCCAGATGGAACAGACGCTATACGTAGAAATCTTTTAAACCGATCAGTCATGCTTTTGCGAAGCTTTCGCATTCCACACAGTGAAAGAACCCCTCTTTTGTAGTTCGCATGGTTGAAAAACACTCATTGCTCTTCCCATAAGCGCCATAGCTGCAATGCTAGGAAACTGCTTATTTTGGAGTCCTTTCAGTGTCAAATTTGAGCTTTGAGGATCACAAAACATCTTTGTACTGGACTTATTTTTGGTGCTGGACGATCCATTATGTTGCCACCTCTGTATCCAAGCGTGCGAAAGTAATAACCCCAGATCCTTCTCCGATGGATTCACTGAGAGGTAATCTTTACCTTGAGGCTTCCTGAACGTTGGTTTTTCCGAGCTAATGACCGCACTTCCCGGAATTGAGCCAAAATTATCATTTAGTTTTTCTTGAAACGAGGTTTCATCCTTACTTGAACTCTCTGTGCCTTGGGCGGAGTGTAAAGAGCTCAATTTAAGTCGTTTCACGAGTCTATTGCCTGGATTGGCTACAGGAGAATCATCTAGCGAGGGACTAGACTGGTGTTTAGGCTGCTTGGCATGTGTCAGGAGTATGTCCATCTCCAAACTTTGAGTCCTTGAGGATGGAGGGTCACCGTTCTCGGATGAAGTTACGGTAGCTGGCAAGGGCCGAAGGTCCAAGTTCAAGTCGGGCAGCTCGGTGTTTGGCCTCTTGAATTTAGCATGTGTTGAGAAAGCAACAGAAGTTTGACGGGAGGAATTGCAGTCCATATTGATGACCTGCAACATATCGAATAATcctaattaaataaagatagatACACGTGCGATTGTGTACCCATAATAACAGGACAACTTGCACATGGATTGAGCGCCTGatacaaaaatatcataatagCAGTTTTAAAAGGCCAAGAAACAGTGCTTCAAAAAAATCGGCAAAACTGATGACCACACAAAAAACTAAAACCAAGACTAAAATTCTTGGACAAAGAAAGCAGAAGCATCCTTTACCAATCTCCATTCTTATGCATTAACCTGATAATTTAACAAGTGATTCGGTACCTGCAAGatgtataaaaaaatcttttactGGGTCGTAAGTCCCATATAGATCATGAAAATTTAGAGAAAACGAGCTCCTAGTACCATAGACTAAAAAGTACTAAAAAATTGGCTGCAGCCTGCAGCAGTGGGACTGTAGTTGACTCGACCATCCTAAGAAGCAATGAGTCCATTCCCTCGATACATCAGATATTAAGGCCAAACAATTTTCAGTTACAAGGCAAATACAAAGTTCTTATAATAACACAAGGTCTTCAGCCccttgattaaaaaaaacaaacatttgcagaaatgagaaaatatgtttCGGTATATCGCCACTTTCATTCCtgtaaaataatttcatcaaacCCGAACATCAATTCAGAGCAAAAATAACATGTTAGTGATGAAAAGTAACAGGTAAACTGTATTTACCaataaaggaaaaacaaatCCATGACCAAAAAAATTTCTCCTTAATTACAAAACCAAACTCTCCGCATTTAAGTTCACCATTttgcaaaaaacaaaaaatggggAATTTCTGGAACTAAGGGGTTTACCGTGGCATTCATCTTACCGACATAGCGAAGCAataattcaagtagttgaagcCCCACCATGACACACCCTGTGTGTTCACTGGTATCTGAATAGAAGTCTTTCTAGTGGGCTGAAACCTTAATACACTGATACTGACTTAGGGTACTAGAAATGTTATTCACCTGAACATTGGCAGAAGTCTATGATAATTTACAGCGATGCATGCAGAAAACTGTAAGATGTCTTACAAAGGTCTCTACGGATTTACTACGTTGGAGATTAAAAGAGACCACCAACAAAGGAATTAACAAATGAAGAAACATTCTGGTAACTATTTCAActgtaaattaattaatacatgaAGACATAGTAAGAGTACCTTCTTTGATGGGGTAGAAGTTGCACCTGAAATGGTAAGGAAAAACTGGTTAAGCAGGaggtaaaatatttatattacaaAGCATATTTCCACGTCTAAAGTATGAACCTCCTAAGCATCATAGCAATATCTAAGCTAACTTTAAGATAATGAAATGCAAAGCATTGAAACTTCGACCATCTTCCTATAATACATCTGAAAAAACATGAATGTAGAATTAAAGTTATATTCTCAGTATCAGAGTAGATAATTACCAGACAGTGGATCCTTCTCCTGAACAGGTGCATTCTTTGCAGTAACTTCAGAATCTTTGACATAGTGTCCTTTGCTTTCACTATTGGTGAAGTTACTTAGAGATTGAATCTTCAATCCTCGCTTACCTTGACCATAAATTAATGGAGACAGGCTACAGAGATCACAGGGTGTATCACTTAATATCCTTGTGCTCCtaaatttatcattttcaaTATTGACGTCAGTCTTTTTTGTGATTCGCAGACCGTGAATTGCGTGACAAAACATAGGACGGCTTGCTCCAG comes from Primulina huaijiensis isolate GDHJ02 chromosome 17, ASM1229523v2, whole genome shotgun sequence and encodes:
- the LOC140963315 gene encoding uncharacterized protein translates to MDSLKFCDVRVEKSNSNSKNRKIKRITALFRLVELFVFLIIVVQFCSQFHFSVMFSGERFRSVLVTLISPRFVFVIGNMIVAVLLLKSWRFSAENGGKGTDFYDEYVEKCRRNPRTSSNGKLRDMEMNRSKSEKIPRVSHVEEPRRELRRSTTERCQRTVKAGRRNAAANGGITSYSPEDEMSGEEFRQAVEAFIARQQRLLREEEALSDVS
- the LOC140962518 gene encoding uncharacterized protein; this translates as MKLDCAMGEDNSANKLMVSRYVKRHEEIVTKTFEIVNEGLRMSSESLIKEGTEFQDIPIVPTANCGSGFLFKLGQDNDDMETSRCASGYNSDRVKAVGCETEVQFPGTLASNDVFLKTCKYRDEGTSKNPAVWIHSHSYGKDSTSAASKCLLESFVKSSSDTGSFIFKRERSEFDQGKTSVRSFNGRSALISSNQLTDAKLRLGEREYHQYHEVDGHSRPRNSVTVCFRESNTSSFFDPPSMSSHHFSALGGEWFQEMQKFSGFRLLPSHLDTSEKTEVKKSLYDCYSLQKVPKCTHNVETMRICTNVDSVLDPGASRPMFCHAIHGLRITKKTDVNIENDKFRSTRILSDTPCDLCSLSPLIYGQGKRGLKIQSLSNFTNSESKGHYVKDSEVTAKNAPVQEKDPLSGATSTPSKKVINMDCNSSRQTSVAFSTHAKFKRPNTELPDLNLDLRPLPATVTSSENGDPPSSRTQSLEMDILLTHAKQPKHQSSPSLDDSPVANPGNRLVKRLKLSSLHSAQGTESSSKDETSFQEKLNDNFGSIPGSAVISSEKPTFRKPQGKDYLSVNPSEKDLGLLLSHAWIQRWQHNGSSSTKNKSSTKMFCDPQSSNLTLKGLQNKQFPSIAAMALMGRAMSVFQPCELQKRGSFTVWNAKASQKHD